The genome window CTTTGTCAAATGTAGAAAACTTCTGACCATTATGTTCACTGAGTGAATctcctgaaaaacaaagaaagagtaAAATGAATGACTCCATATCACAGAACCTGTCACACtcatactgccccctggtgcttttaGTATGAAAACAGCCTGAGCAGACCTTATTCCAGTCCTGGAATAATTCTCTCTGATACTGTATACTTTACTTTATCCTACTCCAAGAAACACTTAAAcatagcaaaaaaaacacacagaccatAACAACTATCCACCATCTTTGCGAGTTCCTTGACATATAATGACCTCATATACATGTTGCCTGTCATATACATCTGGATTTGAGCTGCacggcttcctgccaaaatggtgtTCTTTTTTATTCCAGCTGCCAGAGTGGCGTCAATACTATTAATATTTGGATTGATCAGCACATTCCTGCCTAGATATACTTTGATCAAGACACACCAGCTCCTCCGTCTTTGAAGCCACTGAATTGAAGCTTGTAGCCGTCTTGCTCCGGACCCACAGAGAAGGAGGAATAATGGACGTGGGCTTTGTTGCCGTCAAAGTCCTCCATGTCTATCCTCAGTTCATAGCTCTTCCTCAGACTAAGGACATGGATATTCTCCAGCCCTGGAGGGACAGTCAAAGTCAAACAGGGACAGTCAAAGACCAAGAGATTGACTCGGGTCATTTGTCGAGAGCTGTGATGAAACTCAACAAATTGTGAAGCAATAATTCCAAAGTCTCAACTCTTACCCAGCCAGTATTCTCCTGATGCTTGTCCAAATCCAGTTCTGTACTGGTCCCATCCACGATAAAAATTCACGGTGCCGTCTTTTCTTCTCTGAATCACCTGGAATAGATTTCTGTGTTAGGTGGAAGTTCTCCCGTGTAATCCATCACCAGATGTAGCATGATCAATAATGATTTTTTGGTGATAGATGATGATACTGATATAAAAGGGTAAAGCATTTCTGAACTGAGATCATCAAAGTTCAGTGGTTTTGCTCGACCAGCCAATAGGACTGGGTTTGTTTATGACTCCATCTGAGTGTATTGTTTTTACTGACAACACCTGTGTGGAGTCTTTCATAAAACTCTATTCAGGTTTTATCAGGCTGTAATAGAAAAACTGTTAGTCTAACCCTTATAAACCTTTTTACAGTTCATATTTAATCTTTGCCTGGCCTTTGTACCCTTTTTATGTTTGTGCTCTCCTGCACAGGTTCCTGCTAGGAATATGTCTCTGTCTGATATCAAAACTGGTTTGAACCGGCCCTGGTCAATGTTGTTTACTTCCTTAAGGGACAGACGATGACAAAAAAACCACAGGATTACAAAGGCTTTGCTTTTTGTCTCGATTTTCACTCCTGCGGGCTGTTGTTGGAGCACTCTCTGTATTACCATTTTGCACACAATTACAGATGTGCTTCTCAAATCTTAATTTTGATTCCAAGCCAACAAAGTCGGTTGACTTGgcgatgaaaataaaaagtcagaaagaTCATTACAAGcttcagtgtgtatttgatcAGTGTGAACTCCCTCCCATGTTCTGCACCGTCAATATGAGCTGTTACCGTCGGGAAGTGTGTACTGTTTCTGGTGCTAATTAATCTGGTCTCGTTGAGCTCATGCTGACCTACCTACTGACTGACCGACCGACagacaaaccaaccaaccaaattTGGAGAAACTCCTTCAAGACATTGGCTGACATATCTATCACATTCACAAGAACGGAGCAGATGAACAACATACGATAGAACATATACGTACAGTCCATTTACCACTATCCGGGTCATCAGCACTGCCCATGTCACAGTAGACCTGGACAGGTGACACTGGTCCTGCTGGGTAGATGCTGTACACACCACTGTGACCAAAACCTCTGTTGTACAAGTCAGTGCAGTCGACTGGAAGAAACACCGGTGAGCAGATGACTGCTGGGATCAGAGCGAGTAAAAGAATAATACCCTGGGatcaaaacacagacacacaaaaaagacataaaactttTTCCTGACCAAGACtatacaaacatacagaaaaaatcacttaaaatataCAGAATACAACATTTCAATTAATTCAATATTGTAGCGACCCAGCTGGAGGCTGACAGACTTGTCGTCCCTGGCCAATCAGCGGGGCGCATGTTGCTTGGTGCCCGATGCGGCATGCTGATTGGCTGACGTGGTGGGCCCCCTTCCCCGCTCCGATAAAGGGAATCGTTACATCCTCACAGCGATGGACTACTTTACCAAGTGGCCAGAGGCCTACGCTCTCCCGGACCAAGAAGCTGAGACGGTGGTCGATGTGCTGGTGGGAGGTATGTTCAGCAGGTTTGGGACCCCCACACCCTTCACAGTGATCAAGGGAGGAACTTCGAGTCGAAGGTCTTCTCCTCTATGTTCGAGCGTCTGGGGATCCACAAAACACGCACCACCCCCCTTCATCCTCAAAGTACCGGCTTGGTAGAGAGGTTTCACCATACCCTGGGCCAACAACTGGCCATCCTCGTCTCAGAGCATCAGCGGGACTGGGATGACCACCTACCCCTGGTGCTCATGTCCTGTCGCTCAGCGGTACAGGAATCCACCGCTTGCACCCCTGCTCTTCTCATGATGGGCCGGGAGCTCCGTACACCAGTCGAGCTGGCGTTTGGCAGGCCACCTGTCACCGATCTGCCCTCTCCTGGCCGGGAGTATGCCAGGAGGCTCCAAGACAGACTGCAGTCTGCCCACAATTTTGCCTGGGACCATCAGTGAGGAGCAGAAGGAAGACAGAAGCGCAATTACGACGTAAGGACTCGGGGAAGACACTTCGAGCCGGGGGAGCTTGTGTGGGTCTATCTGCCccggaggaggaaggggaggtgTCCCAAGCTAGACAGCGCATGGTCAGGGCCCTGCAGAGTTCTGGAGAGACTGGGGGAGGTGGTCTACCGGGTGCTGCTGGCCACCGGAGGGAGGAGAGTCGCCTACCATCGAGACCGGCTGGCTCCTTATAGAGGGAGAGGAACTCCGGTCTGCGACGTGGCTCCAGTGGTGCATCCTGAGTCGGCCGGTGATCTCCAACGATTTGACGGCTCCGACGTTCAGTGGCGAGGAATGAAGCGCCTTTTCATTTTGCTCCGGCTGTTTCACCAGAGGGAGTCCCAGGCCAATCAGCGGGGCGCATGTTGCTTGGTGCCCGATGCGGCACGCTGATTGGTGGGTGCTCTGCAGTCAGGTTGGAATGAATGAGccgtgttgttgttgacattggGACTGTGTTACTGTGGCTAACGGCTATGCCACACCATAACTCCAATAAAGGCTTAAACAAAGAGTATGCGACTCCAGCCTGTTTGTGTCGGCGTTACAATATAAAGGCACATCTGCAGGAACATCTACAGCCAAATGTCCCTGCCTCAATATGACCAGATCCTACGGTTTCATTTTACTTTGTAGATTGTTGCAGTTAAAGGgagcagtgtttttaattattttcccccaagacttattattatataagtCCACATACTGAATATGGTACCTTTGACTGACGTAAACCTGAAGATATGAAGGTAGCAGACTCATCAAGTCAGACCATCCAAACAACAAGCAATGATGTGTCAGCACTTTTTTTGAGGAACCTCAAGCCCCATGATGGACAGTATCCAGAGCACGTAAGCTTTGAGAGGATATATGCATAAATATTGTATaagtaaaacacatccacatcGTCAAGCACAGACATACATGTAAAAGGTTTTGGCCTCAAAAGAGAGGCAGGAACTGATTCTAAGATAAAAACCCAATTTCAGTCATGAGATTTAAAGGACAGGGGTGCATCTAGTTAGAAACCCAGATATTTGTAAAAAGATACAGACTCAACCTGCAAACCCTGAAAAGGTTCTGTGACtttgattttgaatttaaatgggatagaaaaacaacaaaacatgggttttgttttgtctgaattaaaaacattaaaattacaGTGAAAGCTGTTGGGTGTGGATGCTGAATTATAAATTACTGTATCATAAGTGTTATAAAGAAAATTTTGATTTGGCATTCCTGTCAACATTATTGATATAAACAATGAAGTGTTCTTAGGACAGACCCCTGTGGGACACGGTTAGTTACAAAGGAGTGAAACCATTTCACTGCACTGAGAACTAGAAATGCAGTGTTTTTACTgaacaaattattaaaaaaaacggCATTACATGCACCAAACTCACCATTATTCCTCTGAAATGGTCGTTTACGGGTAATCCGTACGGTTATCTCCAAGCCTTTTGGTACTGTGAGTGACTCCCAgggtttgttttcctgtttctgtttcctgttcctTCTAAATTTGCTGAGTCTAGTTTATGTTCCAACACATAAAATCCTTCTTGGGTTTCCTGGAATTGTGTAATTACTAACAACAGTTTCTGGTCAGGCCTACAGTAAAATGATATCTGATGAGAAGGAGGGGTTTTCAAGGGGGTGTATGTTTTATAACCCTCTCTCTACAcccactggccactttattaggtacacatgacacATATTAAACCTAGTGTTTTTGTATCTTATCTGCTTCAAGATTAGACGTGTTGTTTTGGTGAGTGTTTAGTTTATGTTaacttttcctttctttccttagTCCCACATGGACTTGGttcttttgccttttttggGGGGCTCCATgagtatgcatgtatgtatttatttgaaacgCTGCCTAAGAACAAAAAGGATTGTAGTTGTGTTTCCACGTCTGTGTGGATAAAACTGTTACATTCATTCCTTTCATTTTCCCCGCCTTATTCTTTTTGGTCTCACATCACGTGTTTTCCACGATTAACTTAGGCTAAGCTGTTCTAATGGTGGTTATCTTatgtcttttccctttttttgtacCATCTGTAAGGGAGGGGTTTGCCCCCTCTTACTCTGATTGGTTACTTTTGCTGCTGCGTAAACAGTTTTTGGCAATTGTACGTTGATTGGTTACTTTGATTGCCAAATCAGCAGTTTTTGGAATATTTAGGAACTAACCAACTAAGTGCAGGTTCAGCCTGTCCTTGGGTGATTGCCAAATGGGTGATTTCCAAATTCTTGTGACACATGAACATGGCCTCCAAATAAGCCTGATAATAAAACAGATAATATTTATGAGAATATTCTTATTATTGCCTTGagtgtcattatttttaaactgattttctccaacactacaaaaatgatgacgtgtATTATTAAACTCTGcatgatttttttgtatttctgacCTTATTTACTCTAGTGTAACTTTTGTTAGAAATAACACTCATATTTGGGTAATAATTATGTCAATAGATCcataaattaataaaagtgCTCCTTGTTTTGTCCTCTTTGAACACAATATTGCAAAAGCTGCTCCATGTATAAAATCTTTATTCATCACACAAGGTTTTTGCATTGATGCTGAAGAAAAAGTGCTCACTGCCCTCCAGTGGTCACAACAAGGAGTTACATCACCCActacatatttgatttgatttgacttaTTTAGCACAATGAAATACACAAAGATATTTTTCCCCCACGaagaataatgttttttttccccaaaaggaaaaaagaaatgaagaaaatcacccaaaaatgttatttcaacTTTCCCccaaaagaaagagaaataaaacaaacttttaaaaaaaagaactttcaTAGTTTGTCATTggtcacagaaaaaaaggcagTGCATGTGGTAAGTGTGATAATCTGACATCTAACATCACTGTTTGGGTTGTATCTTCATTGAGATTGATTTCAGAGAATATTCATATCCTTTCCAAGAATTCCAATTGATTCCGATCCCGTAGCTTGAGCTGCCCCATAAGTAAGCGCCGTTAGGGTTAACACCGTGACATGCTCCATACCACCATCCTCCCAGGTAGATCTTAGCACAGTTGCTCTCATGAGTGTCCTGGTCTTTGTCAAATGTAGAAAACTTCAGACCATTATGGCTAGTGAATGAAGCTcctgaataaaaaagaaagagcaaaATGAATGACTTCATACCGCAGAACCTGTCACActtatactgccccctggtgcttttcacGAGTATGAAAACAGCGTGAGCAGACGTTATTCCAGTCCTGCAATATCTCGACACTTTTAACTCTCTGATAAACCTGCATTCACTCTACTCCAAAAAAcccttaaaggcgacatagaccgaaagctccaattaacgctgcgtatgtgtgtgtatctgcgtcattacctcgtttatgaaaccctaaagtttcagaacaaacagttctgccactgctgagaaaatagggttttattgttttcctgggctctgcgaagcggatcggcacttccctatgctgatgatgtcatcagaaaacctcaccactcctctcatcaccgtagcgcctcctggtgcggacactagtccgggcacatctgattgcgtacattcaaccgcagaagaagaagaactactctcgttgtagctgctgagatgcagagcatccaccgtgccagagggggagctgtgtatctgagagctggcctaccaattacgtcacttccaggtacctggccaatcacaggacagtgggaaagctctcgttggctggccaatcacaacacagtccacgttctggggttgtgattttggtctgaaacagcgcggctgacgagagcgtcagtgaggagatattttgattggctcgtttgcagcgactaggaggtttttaaccatgaaaacaagttaatatatgtaagtagacctccataactaacatatatgtgtgatacaagcattctatgtcacctttgcaataaaaacccaacaacttaaaaataaacaagatattaaagTTAATAAATGTCAGGTTTTGTACCCAAATCACCCTGTAAGCAGAATCCTTTGCTTTggattcacatttttatttgttgtctcACAGGATCTTTGGTGATTTGGTGAAATATTGGACAATTTGCTTTTCCTCTACTGTTATGGTATCACGGGCAACAACAGCTATCCACCATCTTTGTGAGTTTCTTGACATATTACCCGATATACATGCTGCTGGTTATATACTGTAAGTCTTTGGATTTGAGTTGCGTGGCTTCCTGCCAAGATGGTgtcgtttttgttttgatgcGAACTGCCAGAGTTGGCATCAAAACTATCAGTATCTGTATCAGTCAGCACATTCCTGCCTAGATATACTTTGATCAAGACTCACCAGCTCCTCCATCTCTGAAGCCACTGAGTTTAAGCTTGTAGCCGTCTTGCTCCGAACCCACAGAGAAGTTGGAATAATAGACGTGGGCCTTGTGGCCCTCAAAGTCCTCCATGTCTATCTTCAGTTCATAGCTCTTCCTCTGAGTAAGGACATGGATGTTCTCCAGACCTGGAGGACAAGGTTGATAAACAGAGACACTCAAAGACAGAGATTGACTCGGGTCATTTGTCGAGAGCTGTGAAGAAACTCAACAAATAGTGTAGCAATAATGCTAAAGTCTCAACTCTTACCCAGCCAGTATTCTCCTGATGCTTGTCCAAATCCAGTTCTGTACTGGTCCCATCCATGATAAAAGTTCATGGTGCCGTCTTTTCTACTCTGAATCACCTGGAATAGATTTCTGTGTTAAGTGGAAGTTCTCCAATCTAATCCATCACCAGCTGTAGCATGATCAATAATGATTTTTTGGTGATAGATGACGATACTGATATAAGGGAGTAAAACTGAGATCATCACAGTTCCTtctgacctacctacctacttacatattcatctatctacctacctgtGTACCTACCTACTGACTGACCAATAGacctaccaaccaaccaaattTGGAGAAATTCCTTCATGTATTTGTTGTCATATCCACCACATCCACAAGAATGGAGcggatggtaaaaaaaaatcacaatgtcTGAAACTATTAACTTTTGCCGGGCAGAGAAGCATGACATCAGATGAGCAGCACCTCAGTGATTAATATGATAACAATGTAAATATACAAATGAGGATAGAACATACGTACAGTCCATTTACCACTTTCCTCATCACAGCCCATGTCACAGTAGACCTGGACAGGTGACACTGGTCCTGCTGGGTAGATGGTGTACACACCACTGTGACCAAAACCTCTGTTGTACAAGTCACTGCAGTCGACTGGAAGCTGTGTTGAGCAGATGGCTGCTGGGATCAGAGCGAGTAAAAGAATAAAACCCTGAAATCGAAACAAAAAAGCTGGAATAAAACTCTTTGTTTGAGTGTCTTGACCAAGGCAGGCATCAGAACATAAAAGCTATATACTATTGAAACATACAGCATACAGAACAAAATTACTTGGATTgcaaaatgtcaataaattcAATATAAAGGCACATATAAAGGAACCTCTACAGCCAAATGTTCTATGAGTCTAATATGACCAGATCctacattttcacattattttgtaGATTATTCCAGTCAAAGGGAGCCATGTTTTTGAGAAAACCATAggttctttttttgtctgaattgaaataattaaaattagaCTGAAAGCTGCAGCTGGGAGGGAGCTAGGTTGGGTGTGGATGCTGAAttataaatgactgtatcatcAGCATTAAAAAGCCAATTAGAATTGGCATTACTGTCAACATTAttgatgtaaaaaataaagaggagAGGTCTTAGGATGGACCCCTGTTGGACACCATAATTACAGAGGAGTGAAGCCATTTGCCTGCACTGAGAACCAGAAATGCAGTGTTTTTTACTGaacaaaaaactgcatcagATGCACCAAACTCACCATTATTCCCCTGAAGTGGTAATTTACGTGTAATCCTCAGGATTATCTCCAAGCCTTTTGGTACCGCAGTTTACTCCAagagtttgttttcctgtttgagTCTTGTTTGTCTTCCAACACATTAAATACTTCTTGGGTTTCCTGGTATTGTGTAATGACTAACAACAGTTTCTGGTCAagccataaataaaataagatctGATGACAAGGAGGGTTTTTCAAAGGTGGTGTATGTTTTATAACCCTCTCTTTACAcccaccggccactttattaggtacacatgacacATATTAAACCTAGTGTTTTTGTATCTTATCTGCTTCAAGATTAGACGTGTGGTGTGTTCAAACgattctctgtaaacactagaCATCTTTGTGAATCAGCAGTTTCTAAAATACTCTGAGCAGCAACCATGCCACTATCTGCCATTTAAAGCTGCCATATGTAACTTTTGTTGATTAATAAGATCTATACCAGCTGAAGTGGACactgtcttaagaacatgtttgctgcttaatctcactgtcagacagacttttctggTTTGAAACCAacatttgtaaactgctcactctcctgtgtttttagtcggcgggggacacaggaggtgctggtccactgctgcctcgtgtggtgagtTTGAAACAGCACTCTTTTCGTCTTGTTTTGGTGAGTGTTTAGTTTATGTTaacttttcctttctttccttagTCCCACATGTCTTGGttcttttgccttttttggGGGCTCCATgagtatgcatgtatgtatttatttgaaacgCTGCCTAAGAACAAAAAGGATTGTACGGGTAAAGTTGTGTTTTCACGTCTGTGTGGATAAATCTGTTACaatcaaaccattgtcaaatgtgcCACTTGGTCTTGCTTTCTCTCGCAGTCTTAACAACCTAAGTTGATGACATCGGGAAGCATCATGAACAAACTACTGTCGTGGTGGGGTTTCTTGAGAAAAATCAACTTAGTTTGTTATCTTGATACATCAGCTAAAGTTCCAGCAAAAGTAATAAAGAGTTGAAGCTGTTGTCCTTCAGGTCAAAAAGCATTTAATTCTGGATCCACAATCAAACACCAAGGTGAGCACACAGcatgacactgtgacactgacttACATTCACTGAGCATCTCGTATTTATCCTCTGGGAATGGGCAATCCCCTTTCATTTTCCCTGCCTTATTCCTTTTGGTCTCACATCACGTGTTTTCCACGATTAGCTTAGGCTAAGCTGTTCTAATGGTGGTTATCGTATGTCGTACCATCTGTAAGGGAGGGGTTTGCCCCCTCTTACTCTGATTGGTTACTTTTGCTGCTGCGTAAACAGTTTTTGGCAATTGTACGTTGATTGGTTACTTTGATTGCCAAATCAGCAGTTTTTGGAATATTTGGGTACTAACCAACTAATTGCAGGTTCAGCCTGTCCTTGGGTGATTGCCAAATGGGTGATTTCCAAATTCTTGTGACACATGAACATGGCTTCCAAATGAGCCTGATAATAAAACAGATCATATTTATGAGAATATTCTTATTATTGCCTTGagtgtcattatttttaaactgattttctccaacactacaaaaatgatgacgtgtATTATTAAACTCTGcatgatttttttgtatttctgacCCTAATTTACTCTAGTGTAACTTTTGTTAGAAATAACACTCATATTTGGGTAATAATTATGTCAATAGATCcataaattaataaaagtgCTCCTTGTTTTGTCCTCTTTGAACACAATATTGCAAAAGCTGCTCCATGTATAAAATCTTTATTCATCACACAAGGTTTTTGCATTGATGCTGAAGAAAAAGTGCTCACTGCCCTCCAGTGGTCACAACAAGGAGTTACATCACCCACTacatatttaatttgatttgacttATTTAGCACAATGAAATACACAAAGATATTTTTCCCCCACGaagaataatgttttttttccccaaagggaaaaaaagaaatgaagaaaatcacccaaaaatgttatttaaactTTCCcccaaaagagagagaaataaaacaaactttaaaaaaaaaaagaactttcaTAGTATTGTCATTggtcacagaaaaaaaggcagTGCATGTGGTAAGTGTGATAATCTGACATCTAACATCACTGTTTGGGTTGTATCTTCATTGAGATTGATTTCAGAGAATATTCATATCCTTTCCAAGAATTCCAATTGATTCCGATCCCGTAGCTTGAGCTGCCCCATAAGTAAGCGCCGTTAGGGTTAACACCGTGACATGCGCCATACCACCATCCTCCCAGGTAGATCTTAGCACAGTTGCTCTCATGAGTGTCCTGGTCTTTGTCAAATGTAGAAAACTTCAGACCATTATGGCCAGTGAATGAAGCTcctgaataaaaaagaaagagcaaaATGAATGACTTCATACCGCAGAACCTGTCACActtatactgccccctggtgcttttcacGAGTATGAAAACAGCGTGAGCAGACGTTATTCCAGTCCTGCAATATCTCGACACTTTTAACTCTCTGATAAACCTGCATTCACTCTACTCCAAAAAAcccttaaaggcgacatagaccgaaagctccaattaacgctgcgtatgtgtgtgtatctgcgtcattacctcgtttatgaaaccctaaagtttcagaacaaacagttctgccactgctgagaaaatagggttttattgttttcctgggctctgcgaagcggatcggcacttccctatgctgatgatgtcatcagaaaacctcaccactcctctcatcaccgtagcgcctcctggtgcgggcactagtccgggcacatctgattgcgtacattcaaccgcagaagaagaagaactactctcgttgtagctgctgagatgcagagcatccactgtgccagagggggagctgtgtatctgagagctggcctaccaattacgtcacttccaggtacctggccaatcacaggacagtgggaaagctctcgttggctggccaatcacaacacagtccacgttctgggggtgtgattttggtctgaaacagcgtggctgacgagagcgtcagtgaggagatattttgattggctcgtttgcagcgattaggaggtttttaaccatgaaaacaagttaatatatgtaagtagacctccataactaacatatatgtgtgatacaagcattctatgtcacctttgcaataaaaacccaacaacttAAAACTAAACAAGATATTAAAGTTAATAAATGTCAGGTTTTGTATCCAAATCACCCTGTAAGCAGAATCCTTTGCTTTggattcacatttttatttgttgtctcACAGGATCTTTGGTGATTTGGTGAAATATTGTACAATTTGCTTTTCCTCTACTGTTATGGTATCCCGGGCAACAACAGCTATCCACCATCTTTGTGAGTTTCTTGACATATTACCTGATATACATGCTGCTGGTTATATATTGTAAGTCTTTGGATTTGAGTTGCGTAGCTTCCTGCCAAGATGGTgtcgtttttgttttgatgcGAACTGCCAGAGTTGGCATCAAAACTATCAGTATCTGTATCAGTCAGCACATTCCTGCCTAGATATACTTTGATCAAGACTCACCAGCTCCTCCATCTCTGAAGCCTTTGAGTTTAAGCTTGTAGCCACCTAGCTCCGAACCCACAGAGAAGTTGGAATAATAGACGTGGGCCTTGTGGCCCTCAAAGTCCTCCATGTCTATCTTCAGTTCATAGCTCTTCCTCTGAGTAAGGACATGGATGTTCTCCAGACCTGGAGGACAAGGTTGATAAACAGGGACACTCAAAGACAGGGATTGACTTGGGTCATTTGTTGAGAGCTGTGAAGAAACTCAACAAATAGTGTAGCAATAATGCCAAAGTCTCAACTCTTACCCAGCCAGTATTCTCCTGATGCTTGTCCAAATCCAGTTCTGTACTGGTCCCATCCACGATAAAAGTTCACGGTGCCGTCTTTTCTACTCTGAATCACCTGGAATAGATTTTTGTGTTAGTTGGATGTTCTCCAATCTAATCCATCACCAGCTGCAGCATGATCAATAATGATTTTTTGGTGATAGATGACGATACTCGATACTGATATAAGGGAGTGAAAACCTACCTACCCTACTTACATATCCATCTATCTACCCACCTGTGTACCTACCTACTGACTGACCAATAGacctaccaaccaaccaaattTGGAGAAATTCCTTCATGTATTTGTTGTCATATCCACCACATCCACAAGAATGGAGcggatggtaaaaaaaaatcacaatgtcTGAAACTATTAACTTTTGCCGGGCAGAGAA of Solea solea chromosome 16, fSolSol10.1, whole genome shotgun sequence contains these proteins:
- the LOC131475013 gene encoding microfibril-associated glycoprotein 4-like, which translates into the protein MGIILLLALIPAVICSPVFLPVDCTDLYNRGFGHSGVYSIYPAGPVSPVQVYCDMGSADDPDSGKWTVIQRRKDGTVNFYRGWDQYRTGFGQASGEYWLGLENIHVLSLRKSYELRIDMEDFDGNKAHVHYSSFSVGPEQDGYKLQFSGFKDGGAGDSLSEHNGQKFSTFDKDQDTSVTTSCAKTYQGGWWYGECHSVNANGAYLWGSSTYGIGINWRSWKGYEYSLKSIAMKIRPKQ
- the LOC131475566 gene encoding microfibril-associated glycoprotein 4-like codes for the protein MGFILLLALIPAAICSTQLPVDCSDLYNRGFGHSGVYTIYPAGPVSPVQVYCDMGWDEESGKWTVIQSRKDGTVNFYRGWDQYRTGFGQASGEYWLGLENIHVLTQRKSYELKIDMEDFEGHKAHVYYSNFSVGSELGGYKLKLKGFRDGGAGASFTGHNGLKFSTFDKDQDTHESNCAKIYLGGWWYGACHGVNPNGAYLWGSSSYGIGINWNSWKGYEYSLKSISMKIQPKQ
- the LOC131474876 gene encoding microfibril-associated glycoprotein 4-like, yielding MGFILLLALIPAAICSTQLPVDCSDLYNRGFGHSGVYTIYPAGPVSPVQVYCDMGCDEESGKWTVIQSRKDGTMNFYHGWDQYRTGFGQASGEYWLGLENIHVLTQRKSYELKIDMEDFEGHKAHVYYSNFSVGSEQDGYKLKLSGFRDGGAGASFTSHNGLKFSTFDKDQDTHESNCAKIYLGGWWYGACHGVNPNGAYLWGSSSYGIGINWNSWKGYEYSLKSISMKIQPKQ